A region from the Nostoc sp. HK-01 genome encodes:
- a CDS encoding SugE homolog, probable drug efflux protein: MAWVYLVVAGLLEIVWAIGLKYSQGFTKLVFSIPTVVCMMLSFFFLSIALRTLPVGTAYAVWTGIGAIGTALLGVILFGEPASVKRFICIGLILAGVLGLRLVSSL, encoded by the coding sequence ATGGCATGGGTGTATCTGGTGGTTGCAGGTTTATTAGAAATTGTCTGGGCTATTGGGCTGAAATATTCTCAAGGCTTTACGAAGCTGGTTTTCAGTATTCCCACAGTTGTTTGTATGATGTTGAGCTTTTTCTTTTTATCGATAGCGCTACGCACACTACCAGTAGGTACTGCTTATGCTGTTTGGACTGGAATAGGGGCAATCGGTACGGCTTTGTTAGGGGTAATTTTATTTGGTGAACCTGCTTCTGTAAAGCGTTTTATTTGCATTGGCTTAATTTTGGCTGGTGTACTAGGACTCAGATTGGTATCTAGTCTTTAA
- a CDS encoding aldo/keto reductase — protein sequence MQTSVKQDIQMKYRQLGNSELRVSEISLGSWLTYGGGVEQQNAEACIHKAFDVGINFIDTANVYANGGAESFLGEVLQGIERSSYILATKVFFPMSATDRGLSAAQIRKQIDASLQRLRTDYVDLYQCHRYDPNTPLEETMTALTEVVRQGKARYIGFSEWSPEQIQAALNLTDVERFVSSQPQYSMLWRKPEAQVFPLCAANGVGQIVWSPLAQGVLTGKYQPGQAPPQDSRAANDKMNSFLREELFNDRTLTAVQKLKSIAQDLGLSMPQLALAWILRDERVSSAIIGASRPEQVVDNAAASGVKLDADILAAIEQILTPVVQK from the coding sequence ATGCAAACATCCGTAAAACAAGACATCCAAATGAAATACAGACAATTAGGAAACAGTGAGTTGCGCGTTTCCGAAATTAGTCTTGGTTCCTGGTTAACTTATGGGGGTGGCGTAGAACAGCAAAATGCCGAGGCTTGTATTCACAAAGCTTTTGACGTTGGAATTAACTTTATTGATACTGCCAATGTTTACGCAAATGGTGGAGCGGAATCCTTTTTGGGAGAAGTATTGCAAGGAATTGAGCGTTCATCATATATCTTAGCGACCAAAGTCTTCTTTCCAATGTCAGCTACTGATAGAGGACTTTCAGCAGCCCAAATCCGCAAACAAATTGATGCTTCCTTACAGCGACTGCGTACCGATTACGTTGACCTGTACCAATGCCATCGTTACGATCCAAATACACCGTTAGAAGAAACAATGACAGCCCTGACTGAGGTAGTGCGTCAGGGAAAAGCGCGTTACATTGGCTTTAGCGAGTGGAGTCCAGAACAAATCCAAGCAGCGCTCAATTTAACTGATGTTGAACGTTTTGTTTCCAGCCAGCCGCAATATTCTATGCTATGGCGCAAACCGGAAGCACAAGTATTTCCCTTGTGTGCGGCTAATGGTGTTGGTCAGATTGTTTGGTCGCCGTTGGCTCAAGGTGTACTTACAGGTAAATATCAGCCAGGACAAGCGCCACCGCAAGATTCTCGCGCTGCAAACGACAAGATGAATTCGTTTTTGCGGGAGGAGTTATTTAATGATCGCACTCTCACCGCAGTCCAAAAACTCAAATCAATTGCTCAAGACTTGGGTTTGAGTATGCCGCAATTGGCACTGGCTTGGATATTGCGAGATGAGCGTGTGTCTTCAGCAATTATTGGTGCTAGTCGTCCAGAACAAGTTGTTGATAACGCTGCTGCATCAGGAGTGAAGTTAGATGCAGATATACTGGCTGCGATTGAGCAAATACTTACACCAGTTGTACAAAAGTGA
- a CDS encoding carbonic anhydrase — MKKLIKGLREFKSSYFSTHQELFEQLSHGQKPRVLFITCSDSRLDPNLITQAQVGELFVIRNAGNIIPPYGATNGGEGATIEYAVEALGIQQIIVCGHSHCGAMKGLMKLQGLREDLPLVYDWLKYAEATRRLVLDHYSHYQSEELLEIMIAENVLTQIENLRTYPVIHSKLYHGQLKIYAWVYQIESGEVLAYDPDKHAYVLPQSQLTESDTEDPILNQFPNCDMAIRSPQNQGVASENFPIPHLSPEQRERIYRGSNHSN; from the coding sequence ATGAAGAAATTAATTAAAGGTCTGCGTGAATTTAAATCTAGCTATTTTTCAACGCACCAAGAACTATTTGAGCAACTCTCGCATGGTCAAAAACCTAGGGTATTATTTATCACTTGTTCCGATTCACGTCTTGACCCAAATTTAATTACACAAGCTCAGGTAGGTGAATTATTCGTGATTCGCAATGCAGGTAATATTATTCCACCCTATGGGGCAACTAATGGCGGGGAAGGTGCCACGATTGAATATGCAGTAGAAGCTTTAGGAATTCAGCAAATTATTGTCTGTGGCCACTCTCATTGCGGCGCGATGAAAGGACTAATGAAATTACAAGGTCTGAGGGAGGATTTGCCACTTGTTTATGATTGGCTCAAATATGCAGAAGCAACTCGTAGGCTAGTTTTAGACCACTACAGTCACTACCAGTCTGAAGAACTGTTAGAGATTATGATTGCTGAAAATGTTCTAACTCAAATTGAAAATTTACGGACTTATCCAGTAATTCACTCCAAGCTTTACCACGGCCAACTTAAAATTTATGCTTGGGTTTATCAAATAGAGTCAGGAGAAGTTTTAGCATACGATCCCGATAAACACGCCTATGTCTTACCTCAAAGTCAGCTGACCGAATCAGACACAGAAGATCCCATCCTCAATCAATTTCCAAATTGTGATATGGCAATTCGTTCTCCTCAAAACCAAGGAGTAGCATCTGAAAACTTCCCGATACCCCATCTTTCTCCAGAGCAAAGAGAGCGAATTTACCGCGGTTCAAATCATTCAAATTAA
- a CDS encoding citrate transporter produces the protein MVVLRYLVILLTYIGLGMGYLPGLRMNRATIALVGAALLMALRLLDLSAAWSAIDYKTLVFLFGMMIISANLAASGFFQLAVDYTIRYIHSPFGLLIGLTFGSGLLSALFLNDTIALILTPLVVGITQLLNLNPIPYLLALAGATNLGSVATLSGNPQNILIGSFSGISYLDFAQALTPLAFISLVIQVGWLWWLYPEVRSLRPYLKVEPPRYRIFKPLLAKSLLITTGLLVAFLLGIPTAETTLIAAGLLLVTRRIKPERTLQKVDWDLLLMFCGLFILTEGVQKLGVLESFTRFVNDPLSILGVTVLLSNLVSNVPAVLLLHNLIPHPNTQTWLLLAAASTLAGNLTLLGSVANLIVAEAVAKKGYRLTFGEHLRFGLPLTVVTLVLTYFWLF, from the coding sequence ATGGTAGTTCTGCGGTACTTGGTAATTTTGCTGACTTACATTGGTTTAGGAATGGGCTATTTACCCGGACTGCGGATGAATCGTGCCACCATCGCCCTTGTGGGTGCAGCGTTGTTGATGGCATTGAGATTACTTGATCTATCTGCGGCGTGGAGTGCTATTGACTATAAAACCCTTGTCTTCTTGTTCGGCATGATGATCATTAGCGCTAATCTTGCAGCTTCAGGTTTTTTCCAGTTAGCTGTTGATTACACTATCCGTTATATCCACAGTCCATTCGGGTTATTAATCGGCCTAACTTTTGGTAGCGGCTTGCTTTCGGCGCTGTTTCTCAATGATACGATCGCCCTGATCCTCACACCCCTGGTAGTCGGCATCACTCAATTACTCAATCTCAACCCTATTCCCTACCTGTTAGCATTGGCTGGCGCAACAAATCTTGGTTCTGTCGCTACCCTCAGCGGCAATCCGCAGAATATTTTAATTGGTTCATTTTCTGGGATTAGTTATTTAGACTTTGCCCAAGCTTTGACACCACTAGCTTTCATAAGTTTGGTAATCCAAGTAGGTTGGTTATGGTGGTTGTATCCAGAGGTGCGATCGCTGCGTCCTTATTTGAAAGTAGAACCACCACGCTACCGCATCTTTAAACCTTTGTTAGCCAAGAGTCTGCTAATTACTACTGGATTGTTAGTAGCGTTTTTGTTGGGAATTCCCACTGCTGAGACTACTCTAATTGCTGCCGGACTATTACTAGTAACACGCCGTATCAAGCCAGAGCGAACTTTGCAAAAAGTAGACTGGGATTTGCTATTGATGTTTTGTGGGCTATTTATCCTTACCGAGGGTGTACAGAAACTGGGTGTCCTAGAATCGTTTACCCGTTTTGTTAACGATCCCTTGAGCATTCTGGGAGTAACAGTATTGTTGTCAAATTTGGTATCTAATGTGCCGGCGGTACTGCTGCTACATAACCTCATTCCCCATCCCAACACCCAAACTTGGCTACTGCTGGCGGCGGCTTCCACATTGGCAGGAAATTTGACGCTGTTGGGTTCTGTAGCCAATTTGATTGTAGCGGAGGCAGTTGCGAAGAAAGGATATCGGCTGACATTTGGTGAGCATTTGCGATTTGGACTACCATTAACTGTGGTGACTCTGGTGCTTACCTATTTTTGGCTTTTTTAA